From the Bernardetia sp. genome, the window TTTAAATTATTTAAGTGTTAGACACTAATGTACTAATTGTACAAATCCTTACGGATTATGAAAAAGAAAAACACTCAAAAATCTGTCAAACTTCATGTAAAGAGGGGAGACAACGTAATCGTAATTGCGGGCAACCACAAAGGCGAACAAGGAACAATTACTGAAGTAAAAGTTAAAGAGCAACGTGTAATTGTAGAAGGTTTGAATATGGTAAAAAAGCATATCAAGCCGTCTGCAAACAATCCAGAAGGTGGTATCATCGAAATGGAAGCTCCTATTCACATCAGCAACGTAGCACATGTAGATGCTAAATCTGGTACTGCAACACGTATCGGACGTAAGAAAGATGAGAACGGTAAACTTGTTCGTTATTCTAAAAAAAGTGGTGAAATTATTTAAGTTATGGCAACACCTCGTTTAAAAGATAAATACTTCAATGAAGTAGTTCCTGCTCTAAAAGACAAATTTGAGTTTAAATCAGTCATGAGAGTGGCTCGTTTACAAAAAATTTGTATTAATAGTGGAGTTGGAAAAGCTGTCTCAGACAAGAAACTCATCGATACTGCCGTAGAAGAAATTTCTACTATCGCTGGACAACGTGCTGTACCGACATACTCTAAGAAAGCTATCTCGAACTTTAAACTTCGTGAAGATATGCCGATTGGTGTGCGTGTAACACTTAGAGGCGATCAGATGTATGAATTCTTAGACCGTTTGATAACAGTTTCAATGCCTCGTGTACGTGACTTCAAAGGTATTAGTGATAAAGGCTTTGATGGTCGTGGAAACTACACTTTGGGCGTGAAAGAACAAATTATATTCCCTGAAATTTCGATCGATAAAGTGAAGCAAATTACAGGAATGGATATTACTTTTGTTACTACTGCTCAAACTGATGAGGAAGGATTGGCTCTTTTGAAAGAACTTGGTATGCCTTTTCGCAGCTAATTTCAATCAATTTTGAACAAATCTGACTTATCTAAATCAATATTTAAGTAATATTGTATTCAGAACTGAGCCGAATTGAAGTTCAAATTTAATAAAGTTCAAATCCAAATCTAAGTCAATCATAAGTTATGGCTAAATCATCGATGATTGCACGTGAGCGTAAACGCCAAAAGTTGGTAGATAAATATGCTGAAAAACGTGCAGAATTAAAAAAACGTGCAAAAGAAGGAGATATTGAAGCACAAATCGCTTTAGATAAGCTTCCAAAGGATGCTTCTCCAGTTCGTTTGCACAATCGTTGCCGTTTGACGGGTCGCCCTCGTGGCTACATGCGCCGTTTTGGTATCTGTCGTGTTGTTTTTAGAGAAATGGCTAACGATGGAAAAATACCAGGTGTAACAAAATCAAGCTGGTAATTCTTTTTACAAGGACTATACTTACCCAAATTCTTTAGAATTTTATATATAATATTTTTAATCTTTGGGGAATAAAAAATTAAGTTCTTTTTTCATATTTCCTGAATATAAACCTTGAGGGAATGACAACGGATCCTATTGCAGACTATCTGACTAGACTCAGAAACGCAATCAAAGCTAATCATAGAATTGTAGAAGTTCCAGCTTCAAAATTGAAGAAGGAAATGACTAAAATTTTGTATGATAAAGGCTATATACAAGGCTATAAATTTGTAGATGCACCAGTAGGAGCTTCTATCAAAATAGCATTAAAGTATCATCCTGCTACTCGTACTCCTGCTATCACGCACTTAGAGCGTGTAAGTAAGCCAGGTTTGCGTCAGTACCGTAAGTCTGATGAATTACCTCGTGTACTCAATGGATTGGGTATCGCTGTAATCTCAACTTCACACGGTGTTATGACTGACAAAGAGGCAAGAAGTAGCAACGTAGGAGGAGAAGTACTTTGTTACGTATATTAATATTGCACTCATTTCATATAATTCGTATAATTCATTTAGATTGTTTCAATGATAAGATGAGTTTCAAAATACATAATAATTTTATTACTATTTAGAGTAATTTAATTCGTAATTGACAAATTCGTAATTGATAATTGAACCATCTAATAAATCTGATAGAAAATGTCACGAATTGGTAAAAACCCAGTTACTATCCCTAGTGGAGTAACTATTAACGTTTCGGACAACACCATCAAAGTAAAAGGTGCAAAAGGCGAGCTTACTCGTACGATTGACCCTAGAATTTCTGTAAAAGAAGAAGATGGAAAGTTGGTTTTTGAGCGTTCTAACGAAGAAAAACAAACTCGTGCTATGCATGGTTTATACCGTGCTTTGGTACAGAATATGGTTCAAGGCGTATCTGAAGGTTACAAGACTCAATTGGAGCTTGTAGGTGTAGGATACAAAGCAGAAGCAAAAGGACAAATTCTTGAGCTGAACTTGGGTTACTCACACAATATCTTTATGCAAATTCCTAAAGAAGTTAGTGTAAGTACTGAGATGCTAAAAGGTCAGAACCCTAAAGTTACCTTAGAATCTAGCGACAAAGAATTACTCGGACACATTACTGCTAAAATACGCTCACTTCGTAAGACTGAGCCGTACAAAGGTAAAGGTGTACGCTTTGTGGGCGAACAGATTCGTCGTAAGGCTGGTAAGAGCGCAGGTAAATAATCGTTGAGTAATTTTAACTGATTGAAAAATTAGTATAAAAAAAATAATACGATAACTTCGTGTTCCTTATTTTGAGAAATTTTATAATAAACTAGTATCATGGCA encodes:
- the rplE gene encoding 50S ribosomal protein L5, producing MATPRLKDKYFNEVVPALKDKFEFKSVMRVARLQKICINSGVGKAVSDKKLIDTAVEEISTIAGQRAVPTYSKKAISNFKLREDMPIGVRVTLRGDQMYEFLDRLITVSMPRVRDFKGISDKGFDGRGNYTLGVKEQIIFPEISIDKVKQITGMDITFVTTAQTDEEGLALLKELGMPFRS
- the rplX gene encoding 50S ribosomal protein L24, which codes for MKKKNTQKSVKLHVKRGDNVIVIAGNHKGEQGTITEVKVKEQRVIVEGLNMVKKHIKPSANNPEGGIIEMEAPIHISNVAHVDAKSGTATRIGRKKDENGKLVRYSKKSGEII
- the rpsH gene encoding 30S ribosomal protein S8 → MTTDPIADYLTRLRNAIKANHRIVEVPASKLKKEMTKILYDKGYIQGYKFVDAPVGASIKIALKYHPATRTPAITHLERVSKPGLRQYRKSDELPRVLNGLGIAVISTSHGVMTDKEARSSNVGGEVLCYVY
- the rpsN gene encoding 30S ribosomal protein S14, yielding MAKSSMIARERKRQKLVDKYAEKRAELKKRAKEGDIEAQIALDKLPKDASPVRLHNRCRLTGRPRGYMRRFGICRVVFREMANDGKIPGVTKSSW
- the rplF gene encoding 50S ribosomal protein L6, whose translation is MSRIGKNPVTIPSGVTINVSDNTIKVKGAKGELTRTIDPRISVKEEDGKLVFERSNEEKQTRAMHGLYRALVQNMVQGVSEGYKTQLELVGVGYKAEAKGQILELNLGYSHNIFMQIPKEVSVSTEMLKGQNPKVTLESSDKELLGHITAKIRSLRKTEPYKGKGVRFVGEQIRRKAGKSAGK